From a region of the Rhinolophus sinicus isolate RSC01 linkage group LG04, ASM3656204v1, whole genome shotgun sequence genome:
- the RGS3 gene encoding regulator of G-protein signaling 3 isoform X7, with protein sequence MNRFNGLCKVCSERRYRQITIPRGKDGFGFTICCDSPVRVQAVDSGGPAERAGLQQLDTVLQLNERPVEHWKCVELAHEIRSCPSEIILLVWRMVPQIKPGPDGGVLRRASCKSTHDLQSPPNKREKNCTHGAQARPEQRHSCHLVCDSSDGLLLGGWERYTEVAKRGGQHTLPALSRATAPTDPNYIILAPLNPGSQLLRPVYQEDPIPEESGNPSKGKSYTGLGKKSRLMKTVQTMKGHGNYQNCPAMRPHPPHSSYGTYVTLAPKVLVFPVFVQPLDLCNPARTLLLSEELLLYEGRNKAAEVTLFAYSDLLLFTKEDEPGRCNVLRNPLYLQSVKLQEGSSEDLKFCVLYLAEKAECLFTLEAHSQEQKKRVCWCLSENIAKQQQLAASPPQSKKLHPYGSLQQEMGPANSTNATQDRSFTSSGQTLIG encoded by the exons ATGAATCGCTTCAATGGGCTCTGCAAGGTGTGCTCGGAGCGCCGCTATCGCCAG ATCACCATCCCGAGGGGCAAGGACGGCTTTGGCTTCACCATCTGCTGTGACTCTCCAGTCCGAGTGCAGGCCGTGGATTCTG GCGGCCCGGCAGAGCGGGCAGGGCTGCAGCAGCTGGACACGGTGCTACAGCTGAACGAGAGGCCTGTGGAGCACTGGAAATGCGTAGAGCTGGCCCACGAGATCCG GAGCTGCCCCAGCGAGATCATCTTGCTTGTGTGGCGCATGGTCCCTCAGATCAAGCCCGGGCCAGACGGTGGGGTCCTGCGGCGGGCCTCCTGCAAGTCGACCCATGACCTCCAGTCGCCCCCCAATAAGCGGGAGAAGAACTGCACCCATGGGGCCCAGGCACGTCCTGAGCAGCGCCACAGCTGCCACCTGGTAtgtgacagctctgatgggctGCTGCTCGGCGGCTGGGAGCGCTACACCGAGGTGGCCAAGCGCGGGGGCCAGCACACCCTGCCTGCATTGTCCCGTGCCACTGCCCCCACCGACCCCAACTACATCATTCTGGCCCCGCTGAACCCAGGGAGCCAG CTGCTGCGGCCCGTGTACCAGGAGGATCCCATCCCTGAAG AATCAGGGAATCCCAGTAAAGGGAAGTCCTACACGGGCCTGGGGAAGAAGTCCCGGCTGATGAAGACTGTGCAGACCATGAAGGGCCACGGGAACTACCAGAACTGCCCGGCCATGAGGCCACACCCCCCACACTCGAGCTATGGCACCTATGTCACCTTGGCCCCCAAGGTCCTGGTGTTCCCTGTGTTTGTTCAG cctttagATCTCTGTAACCCTGCCCGGACCCTCCTGTTGTCAGAGGAGCTGCTGTTGTACGAGGGGCGGAACAAGGCTGCCGAG GTGACGCTGTTTGCCTATTCGGACCTGCTGCTCTTCACCAAGGAGGACGAGCCGGGCCGCTGCAACGTCCTGAGGAATCCCCTCTACCTCCAGAGTGTGAAGCTGCAGGAAG gttCATCAGAAGACCTGAAATTCTGTGTGCTGTATCTAGCGGAG AAGGCAGAGTGCTTATTCACTTTGGAGGCGCACTCACAGGAGCAGAAGAAGAGAGTGTGCTGGTGTCTGTCAGAGAACATCGCAAAGCAGCAACAGCTGGCGGCCTCCCCTCCACAGAGCAAG AAACTCCACCCTTACGGCTCTCTCCAGCAGGAGATGGGGCCGGCCAACTCAACCAATGCTACCCAGGATAGAAGCTTTACCTCATCAGGACAGACTCTGATTGGCTGA